Proteins found in one Amphiprion ocellaris isolate individual 3 ecotype Okinawa chromosome 22, ASM2253959v1, whole genome shotgun sequence genomic segment:
- the gjd4 gene encoding gap junction delta-4 protein has protein sequence MAGSSASEVLFIFVNHSITLMGKVWLIVMIFLRILILLFAGYPLYQDEQERFVCNTIQPGCANVCYDLFSPISLFRFWLVQLITLCLPYIIFVIYVVHKVSNTLTVDLNSSGHIKTFQLYKIHQESFNKMPVNQTPLVEQPGWARCFTGAYMLHLMFRTLLEAGFGAAHYYLFGFYIPRRFLCQNPPCTTQVDCYISRPTEKTVMLNFMLGVAGLSLFLNVLDFICAIKRSVRQKSKRKLMVEKIFEEEQCFLSAGGDSRVTDPNTSLVQPDLEVQSSQVGSFRKRRASKGSCAGGTLDSGQEPPSLERCSLPRSLGPPACNTNGNNDYSVSQEELPDRDGSEVALCPQEPMGTPRSIRVSKRSRLKPPPPPRRDLGLPLGVSAAPVRNVSTATAICTRRVGQYTLVELGSCTELQSNDDGQDKRSEWV, from the exons ATGGCAGGATCAAGTGCCTCAGAGGTCCTCTTTATCTTTGTCAATCACAGCATCACTTTGATGG gaAAAGTGTGGCTCATTGTGATGATCTTCCTCCGTATCCTGATCCTTCTCTTTGCTGGTTATCCTCTCTACCAGGACGAACAGGAGAGATTTGTGTGTAACACTATTCAGCCGGGCTGTGCAAATGTCTGCTATGATCTGTTTTCTCCCATCTCTCTCTTCCGTTTCTGGCTGGTGCAACTCATCACCTTGTGTCTCCCCTACATCATCTTTGTCATCTACGTGGTCCATAAGGtgtcaaacacactcacagttGACCTGAATTCCTCAGGACACATCAAAACCTTTCAGCTGTACAAGATCCATCAGGAGTCCTTCAACAAGATGCCTGTGAACCAGACGCCTCTGGTTGAACAGCCAGGATGGGCTCGGTGCTTTACCGGAGCCTATATGCTCCATCTGATGTTCAGGACGCTGCTGGAGGCAGGCTTTGGAGCAGCTCACTATTACCTGTTTGGTTTCTACATCCCCAGAAGATTTCTGTGCCAGAATCCACCATGCACCACCCAGGTGGACTGCTACATCTCCAGGCCCACTGAGAAGACTGTGATGCTCAACTTTATGCTTGGTGTGGCGGGTCTGTCCTTATTCCTAAACGTGCTGGATTTCATCTGTGCCATCAAGCGCTCAGTGAGGCAGAAGAGCAAAAGAAAGTTGATGGTGGAGAAAATATTTGAGGAAGAGCAGTGTTTCCTTTCAGCTGGAGGAGACTCCAGGGTGACTGACCCAAACACCTCCCTCGTGCAGCCAGATCTAGAGGTACAATCTAGTCAAGTTGGGAGTTTCAGGAAGAGGCGAGCCAGCAAGGGCTCTTGTGCAGGTGGAACTCTTGATTCAGGTCAGGAGCCTCCCTCTCTGGAGCGCTGCTCTTTGCCTCGCTCTCTAGGACCTCCAGCCTGCAACACCAACGGGAACAATGACTACTCAGTTTCCCAAGAGGAGCTTCCGGACAGGGATGGCAGTGAGGTGGCTCTCTGCCCTCAGGAACCCATGGGGACACCCAGGTCCATTCGTGTTAGCAAACGCAGCCGACTCAAACCCCCACCTCCACCCAGACGGGACCTTGGACTGCCCCTTGGGGTGTCAGCAGCCCCAGTCAGGAATGTTTCCACAGCAACAGCAATCTGTACTCGGAGGGTGGGTCAGTATACGTTGGTTGAATTGGGCAGCTGCACAGAGCTACAGAGCAACGATGATGGCCAGGATAAGAGATCAGAGTGGGTGTGA